One window of Acidobacteriaceae bacterium genomic DNA carries:
- a CDS encoding tetratricopeptide repeat protein: MRKFLLLLCLSLYGPIDMAQNPAAPSAAALDSPESIRKSIDTGHPDAALAAVARVRASGAAVRGLDRLQGLALYAKGDLYGADAALAAALAADPGDMEAAQMRGLVLFRLGHPADAIPLLEQSPASTRGETDPNYILGLCYMDTSRWDDARRAFANQFRVAPDSAAGYLVAARMLLRRDYLPISDQFAHKALEIDPAIPLAHELLGELDLAAGHTDAAIAEFEAERARNPMEGSVYDRLGDAYLREGKLEDASRVLEEDILLEPHSTGPYILLGKTRLRQGDAVGAVTMLEHARAMDPSNYVTRNLLGQAYRAVGRKEDASREFAAVQRLHPASQPTGDEPH, encoded by the coding sequence GTGAGGAAATTCCTGCTGTTGCTTTGCTTGAGTCTCTACGGCCCTATAGATATGGCGCAGAATCCTGCGGCGCCCTCCGCGGCTGCCCTGGACTCGCCAGAAAGCATTCGCAAATCGATCGACACGGGACATCCTGATGCGGCACTGGCTGCAGTGGCACGGGTGCGCGCTTCGGGAGCGGCAGTGCGTGGCCTGGACCGGTTGCAAGGGCTCGCGCTATACGCCAAGGGTGATCTGTACGGCGCCGACGCTGCGCTGGCTGCGGCTCTTGCGGCAGACCCCGGCGACATGGAAGCCGCTCAGATGCGGGGACTTGTGCTGTTCCGCCTGGGTCACCCGGCAGACGCAATTCCTCTGCTCGAGCAGTCGCCCGCCTCCACCCGCGGTGAGACCGATCCGAATTACATCCTTGGCCTCTGCTACATGGACACGTCGCGCTGGGACGACGCTCGCCGAGCTTTCGCCAACCAGTTTCGCGTGGCTCCTGACAGTGCGGCGGGCTATCTCGTCGCCGCGCGAATGTTATTGAGACGCGACTACCTTCCCATATCCGACCAGTTCGCACACAAAGCTTTGGAAATCGATCCGGCGATTCCGCTCGCGCATGAACTCCTGGGCGAACTCGATTTGGCCGCTGGACACACGGATGCTGCTATCGCTGAATTCGAAGCGGAGCGCGCCCGCAATCCGATGGAAGGATCTGTGTACGACCGCCTGGGCGATGCATATTTGCGCGAAGGGAAGTTGGAGGACGCAAGCCGTGTCCTCGAGGAGGACATTCTTCTTGAACCCCACTCCACCGGGCCCTATATCCTGCTGGGCAAAACAAGATTGAGGCAGGGCGATGCGGTCGGCGCTGTGACGATGCTGGAGCATGCACGCGCGATGGACCCGTCCAATTACGTCACGCGTAACCTGCTTGGCCAAGCCTACCGCGCCGTCGGAAGGAAAGAAGATGCCAGCCGCGAGTTTGCCGCGGTGCAACGCTTGCACCCGGCCAGCCAACCGACGGGCGATGAACCGCACTAA